The following are encoded in a window of Desulfurellaceae bacterium genomic DNA:
- a CDS encoding thiamine pyrophosphate-binding protein — translation MASIRGEQIIGQAFKNEGVDTIFFMMGGPTSGTAASCLTHGMQGIYVRHEQAAAMMAHAYARVTGKPGICITPSGPGTANAVTGLANAWADAAPIVAIGGSAPIRATTLDAFQEMDQLAMMKPVVKAAYRVDMVQRIPEYVSIAFREAMDGKKGPVYLDLPGDILAGKVEEDSLYWPQQYRVESRPAGDPALIRRAVELLRQAAKPIIVTGSGVLWADASQELRQFVETTGIPFYTTPQGRGVVPEDHQRAFPAARSMAFREADVVLVIGARANSMLSFLRAPRFSAEAKFINVNLDGRSIGHNRGVEVGIIGDAKLVLQQLIEEAAGKFDGTQETAWVAQLSAKQHSNEERSAPLLHSDAVPVHPLRLCQEVREVISRDTILVVDGHEILNFARQSIPIYDIGTSLNAGPHGCMGVGVPFGIGAKAAQPDKPVLVLSGDGAFGWNGMEMDSAIRHNLPIVVVVSNNAGFTSRQTGRATASGLGMGNVGRELGHQRYDKVVEALGGHGEFVENPDDIRAAIERAIASGKPALVNVCTDPEAQATTDMGFGGY, via the coding sequence ATGGCAAGCATCCGCGGCGAACAGATCATCGGACAAGCGTTTAAGAACGAGGGCGTCGATACCATTTTCTTCATGATGGGCGGCCCGACCTCGGGAACGGCCGCCTCGTGCCTGACCCACGGCATGCAGGGCATTTATGTACGCCATGAACAAGCCGCCGCCATGATGGCTCACGCCTATGCCCGGGTGACCGGCAAACCCGGCATTTGTATTACCCCGTCGGGACCGGGAACGGCCAACGCGGTCACCGGGCTGGCCAACGCCTGGGCCGATGCCGCGCCGATTGTGGCGATTGGGGGGTCGGCGCCGATACGGGCGACCACCCTGGACGCGTTCCAGGAGATGGACCAGCTGGCGATGATGAAGCCGGTGGTCAAGGCCGCCTACCGGGTCGATATGGTCCAGCGCATTCCAGAGTACGTCAGCATCGCCTTTCGGGAGGCCATGGACGGCAAGAAGGGGCCGGTCTACCTGGATCTGCCCGGCGACATCCTGGCCGGCAAGGTGGAGGAGGACAGCCTGTACTGGCCGCAACAGTACCGGGTCGAGAGTCGGCCGGCCGGCGACCCAGCCCTGATCCGGCGGGCGGTCGAACTGCTGCGGCAGGCTGCCAAGCCGATCATCGTCACCGGCAGCGGCGTGCTGTGGGCCGACGCCAGCCAGGAGCTGCGGCAATTCGTCGAGACCACGGGCATTCCGTTCTATACCACCCCGCAGGGCCGGGGTGTGGTGCCCGAAGATCACCAGCGCGCGTTTCCGGCCGCCCGCTCCATGGCCTTCCGCGAAGCCGACGTAGTGCTCGTCATCGGTGCCCGGGCCAACTCCATGCTGTCCTTTCTGCGGGCGCCACGGTTTTCGGCCGAGGCCAAGTTCATCAATGTCAATCTGGACGGACGCTCCATCGGCCATAACCGGGGTGTTGAGGTGGGGATTATTGGTGACGCCAAGCTGGTGCTCCAGCAGTTGATCGAAGAGGCGGCCGGAAAATTCGACGGGACGCAGGAGACGGCCTGGGTCGCCCAACTGTCGGCCAAGCAGCACTCAAACGAAGAACGCTCGGCGCCGCTGCTGCACTCCGACGCCGTGCCCGTGCATCCGCTGCGTCTGTGCCAGGAAGTGCGCGAGGTCATCAGCCGCGATACGATCCTGGTGGTGGACGGACACGAAATCCTCAACTTTGCCCGCCAGTCTATTCCCATTTACGACATCGGGACGAGCCTGAACGCCGGCCCGCACGGCTGTATGGGCGTTGGCGTCCCATTCGGGATTGGCGCCAAGGCGGCTCAGCCGGACAAGCCGGTCCTGGTCTTGTCCGGGGATGGGGCGTTTGGCTGGAACGGCATGGAAATGGACTCGGCCATCCGTCACAATCTGCCGATTGTCGTGGTCGTGTCGAACAATGCCGGCTTTACCTCGCGCCAGACCGGTCGGGCGACGGCCAGTGGCCTGGGCATGGGCAATGTCGGGCGTGAACTCGGCCACCAGCGCTACGATAAAGTCGTCGAGGCGCTGGGCGGTCACGGCGAGTTTGTCGAGAACCCGGACGACATCCGCGCCGCAATCGAGCGCGCCATTGCCAGCGGCAAGCCGGCCCTGGTCAATGTGTGCACCGACCCCGAAGCGCAGGCAACCACGGATATGGGCTTTGGCGGATATTAA
- a CDS encoding DUF493 domain-containing protein, with translation MKPEIRYPCQWYYKIIGADRQRILDTVPTLFEHCDYHLSESNRSRTGKYTSFHFSLQVHSEEERNVIFSALKSIPTVKIVF, from the coding sequence GTGAAGCCAGAAATCCGGTATCCGTGCCAGTGGTATTACAAAATCATCGGAGCTGACCGACAGCGTATCCTGGATACCGTCCCGACCCTGTTCGAGCACTGCGACTATCACCTGAGCGAGTCAAACCGCAGCAGAACGGGCAAGTACACGTCCTTCCATTTCTCCCTCCAGGTCCACAGCGAGGAAGAGCGGAACGTGATCTTCTCCGCCCTCAAGAGCATCCCGACGGTCAAAATCGTCTTCTAG